GCCGCTATCCTTAAGCTCGCCGGCGGCCTCCATGGCCAGGTCCAGGCCTTTGTTAATATCTCCGTTCTTGGCCATGTAAAATCCTTCCAGCATTTTAAGCTGCGCTTTTTCTATTTCATCGCCGGCCCGGTTCTTTGCCTTGGCCAGATAATCGTTCATTGCTGTATGATCATTGAGATATCCCGCCGCCAAAGCCCCGTAATAAAGGCAATCCCAGTTTGGCTGGTAATTGTTTTGAGCGGACACCAACATTGCTTCCCGGATGGAATCCAGCCCTTGGCGGTACCGGCGGTCTTCGGTCAGGACCATCCCCAGGTCCTTTCTGATGATCACCTCCGGATACGGCAGCTCATTCTTCCGGGCCAGGGCCAGGCAATGCGCCAGCGTTTTTAAAGCGTATTCCGTTTTGCCCAGCAGCTGGTCCTTTAAGGCCGCATTGGCCAGGCAGATCAGCATGCCCTGGCGGTCGCCGGCATCATGGTAATGTCCGTAGGCTTCCAGGTATTTTTCCCGGGCCAGGTTGATCTGGCCGGATTTTCCGTAAACCAGCGCCAAATTGGCAATTATGTTGGACTGCAGGGCGGCGCCGTCGTCAAGGCTTAAATTATTTTCCGCCCTTTGCAGGCATAACCGGGCCTGGTCCCATTTTTTAAGGCTGATGTTTATCAGCCCCAGGTTGCAAAGGGAGTAGCAAAGCAGATTATTCCGCCCCTGGTTTTTAAGCAGGTCAATGCTTTGTTCAACCGCTGTTCCGGCCTTTGCCAGGTCGCCCCTTTGCCACAAGCTGTAACCCAATATGTTCAGTATTCCGGCTTTTTCCAGCTGATCCGGTATTTCGATCCCGGCGGCTTTTTCCGCCCAATAGGCGGCCTGCTGAAAATCATTTATAAGTTGATGATGACGGGCCAGGGAATTGTATATCTCAAAATAGGCATCATCGGAACGGCCGGCTGCAGTTGCAGTCCTCAGGGCTTCTTCCAAAACAGCCCTGCCCTCATCCGGCTTTCCCATCAGCCCCAGCACCCACCCCTTGTAAGCCAGGTGCCGGCATTTCCGGGCATCGTTTGTCAGTAATACTGCCCCGGCTTCCAGTTTCTCCAGGGCTTTGCCTGGTTCGCCATTGTTGGCATAAAGCTTGGCCAGGGTCAGGAAATATTCCCATTCACCGGAAAGCGCTCCCGCCCTTGTTTCCCAAAGTTCAATGGCCAAAGCCCACCGGCTTACCCGCTGGTAAAGGGCCGTCAGCTGCCTGACCATCTGGGTCTGTTCCTTGGTCCCCAGCCGCCCGGAATCAACCAGCAGTTTTCCCACGTACAGCATCTTCTCCAGGTCTTTGTCGTGCTGGGCCTGTTTGAACAATCCCCGGCCTTCGGACAGCCAATTCGGCCGGATGTCTGTTTTATCCCAAAACAGCCAGCGGGCCATGGAGGGAAATTCTAATCGCTCTGCGGAAACCGCCGCCACCTTTATCCGGTCGATCTCGGACGGAGGGATCTGTTCCAGGATGAAGGTCCGCAGAATGTCCCCGTCCACCCGGCCGTTGTCATCCAGCCAATAGTCAGGATCGGTGACTGTCGATGCTTGCTGCGTACCCGCGCCGTCTTCCAAGCAGGCCTTCTTCAAAGCCTCCCGGCCGTCATCTTCAAGCAGCTGCCAGCGCCGGCCTATGTCACCGGCGGTCTCATCCGGCAGGGTCCGGCCGGCGAACAACTGCTGCCAGTCTATCTGCCAATGGTCCTGCTGTTGGCTGATGACGGAGACACTTTGGCAATATTCCAGATAGGCCCTGGCATGGGCGATGTTGCCGCCGGCCTGCCGCCAGACCCAGTCGGACAGGTTTTCCAGCTCCCAGTTGCTTATCCCCGCCAGATAGCCGGCCAGGACCTTGGAATATTCCTGCTTTTGGAACTTTACCAAAGCCAGTGCATGGCCCTTTGGGGAAAGCCGGGGGTTTGACGGATCAATGGCGGCCACTGATCTGCCGGGCCGGTCTTTTAGCCAGCCCGGTATTTCTCCGTCCTTCAGGCCATCCACCAGAAAGACAGCATCCGTAGGTAGGATCGTAAACAGTTTATCGCCTTCTGCCTCCCCGGCATTGAAGTAAACCGAGGTCTGCCCGGTCATCTGGCAGATGAAGTTCAATTCCCTTAAAAAGGCCGTCTTCCCCCGGCCTGGCCCGGCCGGGACAATTAACAGGCCGGACCTCCCCGGGCGCAAATGTTCCACGGCTTTGGCCAGCGCCTGGTTTTGGCCGGAAAAGCGAAAAGACCCCGGGCCTTCCAGACAGCATCCGCTGCCGGAATGCCTAAAGGCCTGAACCAGCTGTGTGGCGGAATGATATCTTTCCTGGGGCCAATAGTTCAAAGTTCTGATCGCGATCTCCGATCGCTTGTCATCCAATGATCCCCTGAACCCCAGGCTCCAGGACTGATTTTCCTCCAGCCGGTCTTTGACCGCCGGGAGCTGCCCGGTCATCATCCAAAAAAGCAGCAGGCCCAGGCTGTAGACATCGGAACTTTGGGTGGGACCGGTGCTGGAATTCAAGACTTCGGGGGCCGAGTATTCGGCGGTGCCGGTAAAGCCGGAACTTGTTTCATCGCCTGTTTTCCTGGCCAGCCCCAGGTCTATCAGCTTTACCCTTCCATCCCGGCCTATCAGGATGTTCTCCGGCTTGATGTCCCCGTGAATGTATTCCCGCCCGTGGAGATAAGCCGCAATGCCGGCCAGCCTGACCCAGATATCCCACAGCTCTTTTTTGGCCGGCTGGTTCTGCCGGATGTAGGTGTCCAGAGTGGCCCCGGGGAAATGCTCAAAGGCGGCCAGGGACTTTTCATCCTGGCGGTAAAAGTCAAAGGCCTTCAGCAGGCCGGGATGGTCCATCCGGTAAAGCCGGATGAACTCCAGCTTCAGGCCGGAGCCGGAGTTCCGGGCGGCGGCCTTGACCACCACCGGCCGTCCGCTTAGCCTGTCTTCGGCCAGGTAAACTTCGCCTTCGCCCCCCTGCCCCAGTTTTTCCAGGACCCGGTAACGCCAGTGAAGATCTGTTTTATGTTTTGTTGCTTGGATCATTGCCTAAAGTATACCCTCTTACCATTATTATTTCAAGCCTAAAGTAATTTGATCCGGACATTGGGGACATAAAAAGCCCCCGGATAACTCCGGGGGTTTTTGCGTTGTTATGTTATTTAGCCCAGCCCTTAAGGGCTGGGCTAAATAATTACTCGTATCTCAAAGCTTCTATCGGGTCCATTTCCGCCGCCCGCTGGGCAGGGTACCACCCGAAGAAAATTCCCACCGCGGCCGAAAAACCGAAGCCCAGCAGCACCGACCACCAGCTGACCGAAGCCGGCAGCTTTATGACCAGGGAGACCAGCCCGGCCAGAATGAAGCCCAGGATCATCCCGGTAACGCCGCCCACCAGGGAAAGCGACACCGCCTCGATGATGAACTGGCGCATGATGTCCTTCTTGCGGGGCCCGATGGCCTTGCGGATCCCGATCTCCTTGATCCGCTCGCTGACCGATACCAGCATGATGTTCATGATGCCGATGCCGCCCACCAGCAGAGACAACAGGGTCACCCCGATCATCAGCCCAAAGACCCCGGCGGTGATCTTCTTGAATATCCCCATCAGCTGGTCGGCGGTGACGATGCCAAAATCGTCCGGTTTGGACGGCGGCACCTTGCGGCGGCGGCGCAGCAGCTCGGTGACCTCATCCTTGGCGGTCTCGATGTGGGCCACGTCCAGCGGCTGGACCGCGATGGTCACCGAACCGCCCCGTCCCCGGTTGCGGATCTGTCCGGTAAAGATCTTCTCAAAAGTGGAAATGGGGATGATGATCATGTTGTCCTGGTCATTGCCCAAAAATGACCCCTTTTTACCCAGCAATCCTATCACCTCAAAACGGTTGCCGCTGATGATCACTTCCTTGCCCAGGGGATCCTGCTGGCCGAACAGTTTTTCCACCACGGTCGAGCCCAGCATGGCCACCTGGCGGCTGTGCACCATGTCCACATTGGACAGGGGCCGTCCGTCGATGATCTCATATTCGGCAATGAACTGGTATTCGGTGGTGGTGCCGTTGACCTCGGTGCCCAGCACCTCCTGCTTCTGGTACTTGACATTGGCCATGTTGTCCAGGATGGGGGCCACCCGCAGCACCGAGGGGCAGTTGTCCCGGATGGCGTAGGCGTCCTCGATGGTCAGGTTCTTGCGGCCCCTGGTATTAAGCCAGTCTTCGTGGCTCATCACCAATCCCTGTTTCTGGACATAGAGGGTGGTGGTGCCCAGCGACGACAGCTGTTTGGCTATCATCTTGTTAAAGCCGTCTATCAAGGCCAGCATGCCGATCACCGTCAGCACCCCTATCATGATGCCCAAGGTGGTCAGCCCCGAGCGGAGCTTGTGGGCCCAGATGGCGTCAAAGGCCAGCCGGACCGATTCCCAGATATTCATAATGATCTTCCTTTGAAGCTGTATGCTGTAAGCCGTAGGCTATAAGCTTAGGGCTGATAGCTTAAAGCTAAGAGTTTTATTTTCGCACTATTTGGTCGGCCACGATCTCTCCGTCCAGTATCCGCACCATCCGCCGGGCATGCTCGCCCACCTTTTGGTCGTGGGTCACCAGGATCACTGTCTTGCCTTCCTGGTGCAGCCGGTCGAACAGGGCCATGATCTCCACCCCGGTCTTGCTGTCCAGGTTGCCGGTGGGCTCGTCGGCCAGCAGGATCGCCGGATTGTTGACCAAGGCCCGGGCGATGGACACCCGCTGCCGTTCGCCCCCGGACATCTCGGTGGGCTTGTGATGGATCCGGTGGGCCAGCCCCACCGATTCCAGCGAAGCCACGGCCTTGGCCTTTCTGGTCTGGGCGTCAACCCCGGCGTACTGCATGGGCAGTTCCACGTTGTGCAGGGCCGAGGAGCGGGGCAGCAGGTTAAAGGTCTGGAATACGAACCCGATCTTCTTGTTGCGCACCACCGCCAGCTGGTCGTCATCCATTTCGGAGACCATCAGTCCGTCCAGGTGATAACTGCCGGTGGTGGGGGTGTCCAGACAGCCGATCAGGTTCATCAGGGTTGATTTGCCGGAGCCCGAAGGCCCCATGATGGACACGTACTCCCCGGCCGTGATGTCCAGCGACACCCCTTTCAGGGCGTCCACCGTTACTCCGTCCATCTTGTAGGTTTTGGACAGGTTCTCCATTTTTATCATAAGGGCCTACTTTCCGGCATTATCTTGTTTTCCGGCCGCCTTGGCTGTGCCGGTCTTTATCTTGTCGTTGTGTTTCAGGTTCCGCAGCACGCTGAACGGCCCCTTGATCACTTCCTGGCCTTCGGTCAGTCCGCTGATCACCTCGATGTTTTCCTGGTCCGAGGTCCCGGTCTGCACCGGACTGATCACCGCCCGGCCTTTTTCCATCACATAGACCACTTCCTGCTCCTTCTCCTTGACCCTCTTGCCGTCACTTGAGCTGTCGTCCGCCAGGGCGGTTCCTTTTCCGCCCTTGTCCTTTTTGGGGTCTGCCTGTTTTCGCTCCGCCTCCGCCTTGCGCATCACCACCGATTGGATGGGGATCAGCATGATGCCTGTCTTATGGGCGGTGGTGATCTCCACGTTGGCCGACATCCCGGACTTGAGGTCTGCTGATTTGTCTATGATCCTGGTCTTGACGGTATAGTTCACCGAGGCGTTGCTGGTGGAAGAAGAGCCTGAAGAGATGGCGGCGTTGCCCACCTCGGAGACCACTCCCTTGAATGTTCTGCCGATGATGGCGTCCACTTCCACCTGGGCCTCCTGCCCCAGCTTGATGTCCTTGACATCGCTCTCGTCCACCTGGGCCTCCACCTCCATCTGCGACAGGTCGGCCACGGTCATGATCACCGACCCGGCGTTGTTCATGGTCCCGGTGACCACCACTTCCCCCACCTCCACGTTGAGCTGCACCACCGTGCCGTTGATGGGCGAGGTGATGGTGGTCTTGGCATAGGTGTCCTGGGCCTGCTCCAGCGAGGCCTCGGCCTGGGTCAGCCGGGCCCGGTCCAGGTTGTACTGGGTGGTGGTGGCCTCGTTCTCCTCCTGAGATATCAGCCCGGCGGCAAAAAGTTCCTGCTTGCGCTTGTAGATCAGCTCGGTCTGGGCCAGGTTGGCCTGGGCCAGCTCCAGGCTGGCTTTGTTCTGCTTGACCTGGGCGGCATAGCTGGTGGGATCTATCTGCACCAGCACCTGTCCCTGGCGTACCTTGTCTCCCTCCTTGACCGGCAGCCGGGTGATCTTGCCCATCACATAGGCCGAGATCTGGACCTCGGTCTCGGCCTTGACATTGCCGGGAGCCGAGACGGTGGAGATGATCTCCCCCTTTTTGACCTTGGCCGACTGGATGGCCAGTTTCTTGCTGCCCCGGGCGATGTTGGAAACTACCAGGATCAGCACCAGCAGCACCGCACCGGATATGATCCATAATTTTTTGCTTTTAAGATTGATCTTTTTCACTTGGCCGCTCCTGAAATTTATTTAAATGTTTGCTTAAAGACTGAAAACGTTAGAATCTTATCTCACACCAAGACACAAAGACCACAGAGACTTTACTAAGGTTACAAATTTAGTTAAATATCTTGGCGTTCTTAGCGGCTTTGTGTGAAGAATAATTGGCATGCTATTTACTTGTTGATCGGAGCCAGTTACCATTTGCCCAAAGCCTTGTCCAGCCTGGCCTGGGACAGATAATAATCGCACACTGTGCTGGCCGCCTGCTGCTGGGCCTGGTTGTAGGTCAGCTGGCTGGATAAAAGGTCAAGCACCGAAGCCGAGCCCAGCCGGTACTTTTCGGTGGTCAGCTTGTAATCCTCGGAAGCCTGCTGCAGCAGGTCCGTCACCAGGCCGATGGCTTCCCGGGACATCGCCAGGCTCAGCTTGGCCAGCTTCAACTCGGAATAGACCGCCTGCCGGGACGAAAAGAGATCGGCATCGGCAATTTTCAACTGGGCGG
The DNA window shown above is from bacterium and carries:
- a CDS encoding sigma 54-interacting transcriptional regulator, whose protein sequence is MIQATKHKTDLHWRYRVLEKLGQGGEGEVYLAEDRLSGRPVVVKAAARNSGSGLKLEFIRLYRMDHPGLLKAFDFYRQDEKSLAAFEHFPGATLDTYIRQNQPAKKELWDIWVRLAGIAAYLHGREYIHGDIKPENILIGRDGRVKLIDLGLARKTGDETSSGFTGTAEYSAPEVLNSSTGPTQSSDVYSLGLLLFWMMTGQLPAVKDRLEENQSWSLGFRGSLDDKRSEIAIRTLNYWPQERYHSATQLVQAFRHSGSGCCLEGPGSFRFSGQNQALAKAVEHLRPGRSGLLIVPAGPGRGKTAFLRELNFICQMTGQTSVYFNAGEAEGDKLFTILPTDAVFLVDGLKDGEIPGWLKDRPGRSVAAIDPSNPRLSPKGHALALVKFQKQEYSKVLAGYLAGISNWELENLSDWVWRQAGGNIAHARAYLEYCQSVSVISQQQDHWQIDWQQLFAGRTLPDETAGDIGRRWQLLEDDGREALKKACLEDGAGTQQASTVTDPDYWLDDNGRVDGDILRTFILEQIPPSEIDRIKVAAVSAERLEFPSMARWLFWDKTDIRPNWLSEGRGLFKQAQHDKDLEKMLYVGKLLVDSGRLGTKEQTQMVRQLTALYQRVSRWALAIELWETRAGALSGEWEYFLTLAKLYANNGEPGKALEKLEAGAVLLTNDARKCRHLAYKGWVLGLMGKPDEGRAVLEEALRTATAAGRSDDAYFEIYNSLARHHQLINDFQQAAYWAEKAAGIEIPDQLEKAGILNILGYSLWQRGDLAKAGTAVEQSIDLLKNQGRNNLLCYSLCNLGLINISLKKWDQARLCLQRAENNLSLDDGAALQSNIIANLALVYGKSGQINLAREKYLEAYGHYHDAGDRQGMLICLANAALKDQLLGKTEYALKTLAHCLALARKNELPYPEVIIRKDLGMVLTEDRRYRQGLDSIREAMLVSAQNNYQPNWDCLYYGALAAGYLNDHTAMNDYLAKAKNRAGDEIEKAQLKMLEGFYMAKNGDINKGLDLAMEAAGELKDSGDPGESAKAWLKAGEFALEADGFAEAEKLMPGLLSAEAQFQKMEAPVYLERTRRTILAAVQKLFAPGNILPGARMLEGLYQIAALLDPGRNQAELAQSCLDVTVKLLNAERGGLFLMDENSKLFLAAKIDLDPDTQHDALEFSSNAVMAAAAGETMVVSNDAQLDEDLSSRLSVKRNAIRSLLCLPLRSREGTLGAIYLDSRLKPGIFNQAQRDFTKALAQILGAVIESHRLLEELRVKNQEQQGAGSKALSALIGNSPAVKNMLKRITAAAPTDVTVLLDGESGTGKEMAAQIVHQLSARKDRKFLALDCGSLPETLLESELFGYLKGSFTGAGRDKTGLFEAADGGTVFLDEIASASPAVQARLLRVIESGEIRRIGSETVSRVDVRMICATNKDLEIEINEGRFREDLYYRLKVMKIDIPPLRERSEDLLVLAEYFKNKHQNKFNKGKLSFNEGAKRAIVMHNWPGNIRELENTIQKAVLLAPKKTISEGELEIGWYRVDDAQSIKDTHEDSQKQVIIRCLESAGHNFTKAAKIYGISKRHFYRLTDKHGVKRDKNDK
- a CDS encoding ABC transporter permease — protein: MNIWESVRLAFDAIWAHKLRSGLTTLGIMIGVLTVIGMLALIDGFNKMIAKQLSSLGTTTLYVQKQGLVMSHEDWLNTRGRKNLTIEDAYAIRDNCPSVLRVAPILDNMANVKYQKQEVLGTEVNGTTTEYQFIAEYEIIDGRPLSNVDMVHSRQVAMLGSTVVEKLFGQQDPLGKEVIISGNRFEVIGLLGKKGSFLGNDQDNMIIIPISTFEKIFTGQIRNRGRGGSVTIAVQPLDVAHIETAKDEVTELLRRRRKVPPSKPDDFGIVTADQLMGIFKKITAGVFGLMIGVTLLSLLVGGIGIMNIMLVSVSERIKEIGIRKAIGPRKKDIMRQFIIEAVSLSLVGGVTGMILGFILAGLVSLVIKLPASVSWWSVLLGFGFSAAVGIFFGWYPAQRAAEMDPIEALRYE
- a CDS encoding ABC transporter ATP-binding protein; its protein translation is MIKMENLSKTYKMDGVTVDALKGVSLDITAGEYVSIMGPSGSGKSTLMNLIGCLDTPTTGSYHLDGLMVSEMDDDQLAVVRNKKIGFVFQTFNLLPRSSALHNVELPMQYAGVDAQTRKAKAVASLESVGLAHRIHHKPTEMSGGERQRVSIARALVNNPAILLADEPTGNLDSKTGVEIMALFDRLHQEGKTVILVTHDQKVGEHARRMVRILDGEIVADQIVRK
- a CDS encoding efflux RND transporter periplasmic adaptor subunit, which encodes MKKINLKSKKLWIISGAVLLVLILVVSNIARGSKKLAIQSAKVKKGEIISTVSAPGNVKAETEVQISAYVMGKITRLPVKEGDKVRQGQVLVQIDPTSYAAQVKQNKASLELAQANLAQTELIYKRKQELFAAGLISQEENEATTTQYNLDRARLTQAEASLEQAQDTYAKTTITSPINGTVVQLNVEVGEVVVTGTMNNAGSVIMTVADLSQMEVEAQVDESDVKDIKLGQEAQVEVDAIIGRTFKGVVSEVGNAAISSGSSSTSNASVNYTVKTRIIDKSADLKSGMSANVEITTAHKTGIMLIPIQSVVMRKAEAERKQADPKKDKGGKGTALADDSSSDGKRVKEKEQEVVYVMEKGRAVISPVQTGTSDQENIEVISGLTEGQEVIKGPFSVLRNLKHNDKIKTGTAKAAGKQDNAGK